GCGGTCGTGGTCGCGCCGGCGGTCGCGGCGCGGGATCCGCGGGTGATGCTCCCGTGGGAGGTGCTCGGGCTCGCGCTGTTGCCGATCCTCGTGCGCGCGCTCCTCGGTGGAGAACTCGGGACGTTCGCGACGTACCTCGCGATCGCCGCGTTCGCGCTGATCGTCACCGTCGAGCTCCACATGTTCACCTCGCTGCGGGTCACCCACTGGTTCGCGGTGCTGTTCGTCGTGCTGACCACGATGGCGACGGCGGCCGCGTGGACGGTGCTCCGGTGGAACGCCGACCGGCTGCTCGGAACCGGCTACCTGACGACGAACGAGGCGCTGATGATCGAGTGGATCTACGTGACGCTGGCCGGGCTCGCCGCCGGCGTCCTCTTCGACGCCTACTTCCGGCGGCGGGGCGCGCGGCTCCGCCGGAGCATCTGGCGGGTGGTGCGCCGATGAGCGTCCGCGGCGCCTTCCGAGCTCGCCCATCGCTGCGGACGCAGCGCCGGCTCACAAGGGGGATGCAGCTCCTGCTCGCCGCCATCGTCGTCTACGGCGTGGTCTTCGGCCAGCCGAAGGCGATCACCAACGGCGGGATCGGGCTGTTCGTCACGTTCGTTCCGGCGCTGCTCGAACGCAACTACGACATCCCGCTCGACCCCTGGCTCGGCGTGTGGATCACGACGGCGGTGCTGTTACACACCGTCGGATCCGCCGGGTTCTACGCCCGCGTCCCGTGGTGGGACCACCTCACGCACGCGCTGTCGGCGTCGCTGATCGCGGGCGCGGGGTACACGACGCTCCGCGCTATCGACCTTCACAGCGACGAGATCCGGATCCCGTCGCGCTTCGCGTTCGTCTTCATCTTCGTCGTGGTGCTCGCGTTCGGCGTCGTCTGGGAGCTGTTCGAGTTCGCGCTCGACATCGTCGCCGACGAGACGGGGATCTCGATGCCGCTCGCGCAGTTCGGACTCGACGACACCGTGGCCGATCTGACGTACAACTCGATCGGCGCGCTGGTCGTGGCGCTCTTCGGCCAGGCGCACCTCACCGGCGTCGCGGAGCGGGTCCGCGAGGGGCTGTACGGCGCGTTAGACGAGCGGTCCTAGCGCAGACACGCCGCGACGACCCGCAGCGCGGCCTCGCCGCGGACCTCGTTCGCGAGCAGCGGGACGCGCTTCACGTCGCGGCCGCGGAACAGCTCCGTCGCCCGCCGGAGCGCGCCCTGCTGGACCTCCCAGCGCCGCGCGCAGAAGTCGCAAGTGTCGGGGTTCGGCTCGACGATCCACGCGGGGTCGACGTCTGCCACGTCGCCGACGCCCTCCATCACCCGATTGACGACGAGCGTGCTCACCGGAATCCCGAACTCGTCGAGGCGGGAGACCAGCCGCTCGGACTCGACGACGCTCATCTCCTCGGGGATCGTCACGACGCGGAAGTCGGTCTGCGCGGGGTCGCGCAGCACGGCCCGGAGGCGCTCGATCCGCTCTTGGAGCTCGTCGAGGTCGGCGGTGGGGTCGGCGTCGTCGTCCCCGCCGCCGAACATCCCCTTGAGCCCGTCCATCATCCCGGAGAAGCGGTTTCGAAGTTTCATCACGCGCCCGATCATCGAGTCCATGATCTCGGGAAGCTGGAGCAGCCGGAGCGTGTGCCCGGTCGGCGCGGTGTCGACGATCACCCGGTCGAAGCGCGGGTCGTCGAGGTACTCCAGCAGCTGGCGCATCGCGGCCGCCTCGTCGGCGCCGGGCATCGTCCCGCCGAGCAGCGAACCGAGCCCCTCCTCGCCGTCGGGGTCGCCGCCCGCGGCGCCGGCATCGCCGCCCATCATCCCGCCCATCGCGTCGCCCATCTCGCCCATCCCGCCGAGCGGGTCGCCCTCGGCGCCGAACATCCCCTCCTCCATCGCGTCGTCGGGGTCGATCTCGGCGGCGAACAGGGGCACGTCCTCGCGGATTCGCGTCGGTTCGGCGGGGATATCGGTCTCGTACGTGTCGGAAAGGGAGTGGGCCGGGTCGGTCGAGACGACGAGGGTCCGGACCCCGCCGGCGGCCGAGGAGAGCCCGGTCGCGGCCGCCATCGTCGTCTTGCCGACCCCGCCCTTCCCGCCGTAGAGGACGTATTCGGGCGCGTCGACGCCCTCCGGGAGGGCCGTGGCGTCCGTCTCGGCCGGGAGGTCGGCGTCGGTGGCGTCGGTCTCGTGACCGCCGGCTCCGTGCTCGCCGTCGTCCGCGGCCTCGTCGTCGCTCTCGGGCTCCTCGACGCGATCCACGGGTTCGACGTCGATGTCGTCCATACCGGGTCGTGCGTGCGGCGCGTACGTGTACCCGTCGGTATTGCGAGGAAGATGAAGCGTGAGCGGTTGATAATGAGACGAGCCGAGACGCCAGTCTTGCTGCGACGAACGCCCCTAAGCTCTCAGTCGCTCGTTTATAACTAGTCGACTCCGGATCGTCGGTGAGGACATCCAAAGCCCCAGCCGCGACGACTCGCGTGGCTCGCTGCGCGCTTCAGTCGCTCGCGTTGCTCGCTCCTTGCAGTGCTTGCGTCGCCAAGCGTCGTCCTCGCGGCTGCCCCTTTGAGTCCCACCCGGCCGCACAGCAACCGCACCTCACGCCTCCCCAGCCTCGCGGCTCCCTACGGTCGCCGCGTCCCTCGCGCGTGCTCCTCCCGGCCTATCGGCCGCTCGGAGGCACGCGCCACCGCACCGCCGTTTATTCATATATAATTACCGTCGCAGTCTGGCGGTCTTTATATATCTCGTCTACTCGCTCGCGCCGTCGCGTTCGACGGCCATCCCGAGGTCGGCCATCGCGTCGAAGAAGTCCGGGAAGGAGACGTCGACGTGCTCGCCGCCCCGGATCGTCGTGGTGCCCTCGGCGGCGAGGGCGGCCACGGCGAGCGCCATCACGATCCGGTGGTCGGCGCGGCCGTCGACGGTCGCGCCCCGCAGGTCGCTCTCGGAGCCGTGAATCGTCAGGACGTCCGGCTCCTCGGTCGTCTCGGCGCCCAGCGTCGTCAGCTCCTCGGCCATCGCGGCGACGCGGTCCGTCTCCTTGTACCGGACGTGCTCGCAGTTCGTGATGCGGGTGTCGCCCTCGGCGACCGCCCCGAGCGTGGCGATGGTGGGGAGCAGGTCGGGCGTGTCGCCCACGTCGACCTCGACGCCGGAGAGGTCGGAGCGCCGGACGGTGATGACGCCCCCGTCGCGGTCCCACTCGACGTCTGCGCCCATGCGCTCCGCGATCCCGACGATCGCGGAGTCGCCCTGCGCGCTCGGACGGGCGCCCTCGATCCGGACCGCCTCTCCGGGCTCGGCGGCGATCGCCCCGGCGGCGACGAGGTAGGAGATCGAGGAGAAGTCGCCGGGGACGGCGTAGCTCCCGCCGGCCGGCGTGTACGACTGGCCGCCCTCGACGACAAACCCCGCCGCGCCGGCGGCGCCGTCGAGCGCCTCGCCGTCGTCGCCGACCGGCGTCGCCTCCACCCCAAAGTCGTCGAGCAGTTCGAGCGTGATGTCGACGTACGGCGCCGACTTGAGGGGGGTCGTCAACTCGACGTCGATCCCCCGGTCGGTGACCGCGCCGGCCATCAGCAGCGCGGTGACGTACTGCGAGGAGACGTCGCCCGGGATCGCCACCTCGCCGCCCGCGAGGGGGCCGGAAACGACCAGCGGCGCCTGCCCGTTGCCGCGGGTCGACTCCGCGCGCACGCCGAGGTCGCCGAGGGCCGTCAGGAGCGGTCCCTGCGGGCGCGACCGGAGCGACCCGTCTCCCGTCAGCACCGTCGCGCCGTCCGCGAGCGCGGCTGCGGCCGTGACCAGCCGCATCGTCGTCCCGGAGTTCGCGCAGTCGATCACGTCGTCGGGAACCGACGGGCGACCGCCGAAGCCGTCGACGGCGAGCGCCTCGGCATCGTCGGGGACGAGCGCGTCGGCGGTGTCGGCGGCATCGGCGTCCCCGCCGGATTCCGGCCCGACCGCGCCGCCGAAGGCGGTCACGGCGCGGGCGGTCGCCCGCGTGTCCGCGGAGACGAGGGGGGACCGCACGGTCGCGCCGTCGCTGTACCCCGCGGCGAGCAGCGCGCGGTGCGTGTAGCTCTTCGAGGGCGGCGCGCGAGCGGTCCCCCGAACGGTCGAGTTGGTGACGTGGGCGTCCATACCGTCCCTGCCGTCCCCGGCGACAAGTCGGTACCGGACGCGGCACGATTGGGCGGGCGGGCGCCGTCCACGGTGCGAGCCGAATCGGCCGGCGGAGCGCCCCGGCGCACCCTTTATACCACCGGGAGCGTTACCGTCGCGTATGCCCCAGTGTGAGATGTGCGGCGCCGACCAGGCCTCGCTGACGACGACGAAGGTCGAAGGCGCCGAGCTGGAGCTGTGTAGCTCCTGTACGGACTTCGGCACCGAGGTCCGCGACGAGTCCACCGGCTCCGGCGGCGGCAAGTACTCCACGAGCTCGAGCACCGGGAAGTCGTCCTCCTCGTCGTCGTCCTCCGGGTCCGGCGGCTCCTCGGGCGGCTCGACGCGGCCGCGCGACATGTTCGACGACATGGACGAGATCGCCACCGACTACGACGATCAGATCCGGAACGCCCGCGAGTCCCGCGGGCTGAGCCAGGAGGAGCTGGCCGACCAGCTGAACGAGAAGGCCAGCCTCATCCGCAAGCTCGAACGCGGCGACACCCTCCCGACCGACGAGGTCCAGCGGAAGCTGGAGCGCGCGCTCGACGTCTCGCTCGTCGAGGGCGAGTCGGTCGAGGACGCCGATTGGGACAGCGGCGACTCCGGGACGATGACGCTCGGCGACGTGGTCAAGCGGAAGGACTGAAGCGGTCGCCTCGCGACGTTCGCCGCTCCGCTCTTATTCGACGCGCAGCCACGTCCCGCCGAGAAGCACCGCGAGCAGCGCGAACGCGACGAGCGAGAGGTTCGGGATCGTGAGCCCGAGCGCCGGGCTCTGCCACTGGACCGTCGCGCACGGGCCGCCGAGCGTGCACTGCGCCTGCGTCGCCTGGAGGTAGGAGTGGTACGTCGAGAGGCCGAGTCCGAGCCCCGCGAGCGGCAGTGCGGTCCGCGCGACCGCCGGCCTCCCCTCGATCGCCGCGACGCCGATCACGACGACGAGGGGATACATGAGGATCCGCTGGTACCAGCACAGGTCACAGGGCGCGAGCCCGAGCCCGAGGCTGAACCAGAGGCTCCCCGCGGTCGCGACCGTCGCGACGAGCGTCGCGGCCGACAGCCAGACGGCCGCCTCCGGGAAACGGCTATTCACACCGTCGCTCCCCCCTCGTCCGTCCGTTCGGAATCCCCGTACTGCTCGGTCAGGTAGCCGATGATGTAGTCGACGGTCTCGGGGTCGTAGCTCCAGAAGCCGAAGAACTCGCCCGGGGCGCGCTCCTCGGCGAGCAGCGCGCACTTCGCGTCGTCGTAGCCGCCGCCGTCGTACGCGACGAACCAGGTCTCGCGGATCTCCGCGGTCTCGCCGACGTGCACGGTGTAGTGTTCCACGTCGGGCGGGTTGCCCTCGTTCGCCGCGTACGCGTGGACGTCGAGCCGCTCTTTGCCGCCCAGCAGGTCGTAGGTGTCCGCCTCTCCGGTGAGTACATCGAGGGTCTGGAAGCCGGCGTGGAGCTCACCGTCGCCGACGCGCCACGCGCGGTCCTCGATCTCCCGAGACGCGGCGACCATGTCGGCGTGGGAGTAGGAGGTGAACATCGTCTCGTCGAGGTGATCGAGGATCGGTTCGCCGACCCGTCGCCGGTAGCCGGCTCCGACCTCGGCGGTCGCGTCGTCGCCGGCCGCGTCCCCTTCGGCCGAGCCGTCGTCGGCCGCCCCCGTCTCCCCGCCGACGCCGGGGAGGAGTTCGTCGACCGTGGCGGCCGTGACGAACTCGCCGTCGCGCGAGAGGACGGCGTACCCGTCCGGCCCCCCGTCGGTCCGCTCCTCGACGATCCGGACGTTGCGGTCGGCGAAGTGCTCGCGGAGCTCCTCCGTGACCGCCGGGTCGGCGTTGAAGACGGTCAGCGTGGCCTCGCGAGCCTCCACGCCGGCGATGAGCTCGATGAGGGACATCGTTCGTTCCGACCCACAGCACCGGGGTATAAGGACGTTTATGCTCCCTGCGGTGTGACGGGGCGAGTCGGCGGGCGGAACCGCGTCGATCTCCGGCGCAGCGTCGCCGGAGCATGAAGGTATTTGCGCCCGCGGCCCCGAGCCCGGATATGTTCATTCTGGTGAACCTCAAGGCGTACCCGTGCGATCCGATCGAAGTCGCGACCGCCGCCCGCGACGTCGCCGAGGCGGCCGGCGCCCGGATCGCGGTCTCGCCGCAGGCGGCCGACCTCGCCCGTGTCGCCGACACCGGCGTCGAGACGTGGGCCCAGCACGTCTCGCCGAACGACCACGGCTCCCACACCGGGTCGACGCTCGCCGAGGCCGTCGCCGCCAACGGCGCCGAGGGGACGCTGATCAACCACTCGGAGAAGCGGCTGAAGCTCGCCGACGTCGACGGCGCCGTCCGCGCCGCCGAGCGCGCCGACCTGGAGACGATCGTCTGCGCGAACAACCCCGCACAGGTGGGCGCGGCCGCCGCGCTCGGCCCCGACGCCGTCGCCGTCGAACCCCCCGAGCTCATCGGCGGCGACGTCTCCGTCTCGACGGCCGACCCGGGGATCGTCGAGGACGCGGTCGCGGCCGCCGACGCGGTCGACCCCGCGGTCGACGTGTTCTGCGGCGCCGGCGTCTCGACCGGCGAGGACGTGGCCGCCGCGGGCGACCTCGGCGCGTCCGGGATCCTGCTGGCCTCCGGCGTGGCGAAGGCCGACGACCCGCGGGCGGCGCTGGAGGACCTCGTCTCCGGGCTCTGAGCGCGGCGAGGGCCGCTGGAACCGCTCGATCGTACCACACCGGCGACCGTCGCGGGTCCCTGCGCTTGCGGATCTGTATAAAGACACCGGTGCGAGCGGTTCACACGATCGTCGAAACCGCACGACGTGAGCGGGATCGGCTGTCCGGTGAGATC
Above is a window of Halorubrum depositum DNA encoding:
- a CDS encoding ArsA family ATPase; amino-acid sequence: MDDIDVEPVDRVEEPESDDEAADDGEHGAGGHETDATDADLPAETDATALPEGVDAPEYVLYGGKGGVGKTTMAAATGLSSAAGGVRTLVVSTDPAHSLSDTYETDIPAEPTRIREDVPLFAAEIDPDDAMEEGMFGAEGDPLGGMGEMGDAMGGMMGGDAGAAGGDPDGEEGLGSLLGGTMPGADEAAAMRQLLEYLDDPRFDRVIVDTAPTGHTLRLLQLPEIMDSMIGRVMKLRNRFSGMMDGLKGMFGGGDDDADPTADLDELQERIERLRAVLRDPAQTDFRVVTIPEEMSVVESERLVSRLDEFGIPVSTLVVNRVMEGVGDVADVDPAWIVEPNPDTCDFCARRWEVQQGALRRATELFRGRDVKRVPLLANEVRGEAALRVVAACLR
- a CDS encoding DICT sensory domain-containing protein produces the protein MSLIELIAGVEAREATLTVFNADPAVTEELREHFADRNVRIVEERTDGGPDGYAVLSRDGEFVTAATVDELLPGVGGETGAADDGSAEGDAAGDDATAEVGAGYRRRVGEPILDHLDETMFTSYSHADMVAASREIEDRAWRVGDGELHAGFQTLDVLTGEADTYDLLGGKERLDVHAYAANEGNPPDVEHYTVHVGETAEIRETWFVAYDGGGYDDAKCALLAEERAPGEFFGFWSYDPETVDYIIGYLTEQYGDSERTDEGGATV
- a CDS encoding multiprotein bridging factor aMBF1, which encodes MPQCEMCGADQASLTTTKVEGAELELCSSCTDFGTEVRDESTGSGGGKYSTSSSTGKSSSSSSSSGSGGSSGGSTRPRDMFDDMDEIATDYDDQIRNARESRGLSQEELADQLNEKASLIRKLERGDTLPTDEVQRKLERALDVSLVEGESVEDADWDSGDSGTMTLGDVVKRKD
- the tpiA gene encoding triose-phosphate isomerase; translation: MFILVNLKAYPCDPIEVATAARDVAEAAGARIAVSPQAADLARVADTGVETWAQHVSPNDHGSHTGSTLAEAVAANGAEGTLINHSEKRLKLADVDGAVRAAERADLETIVCANNPAQVGAAAALGPDAVAVEPPELIGGDVSVSTADPGIVEDAVAAADAVDPAVDVFCGAGVSTGEDVAAAGDLGASGILLASGVAKADDPRAALEDLVSGL
- the aroA gene encoding 3-phosphoshikimate 1-carboxyvinyltransferase, which encodes MDAHVTNSTVRGTARAPPSKSYTHRALLAAGYSDGATVRSPLVSADTRATARAVTAFGGAVGPESGGDADAADTADALVPDDAEALAVDGFGGRPSVPDDVIDCANSGTTMRLVTAAAALADGATVLTGDGSLRSRPQGPLLTALGDLGVRAESTRGNGQAPLVVSGPLAGGEVAIPGDVSSQYVTALLMAGAVTDRGIDVELTTPLKSAPYVDITLELLDDFGVEATPVGDDGEALDGAAGAAGFVVEGGQSYTPAGGSYAVPGDFSSISYLVAAGAIAAEPGEAVRIEGARPSAQGDSAIVGIAERMGADVEWDRDGGVITVRRSDLSGVEVDVGDTPDLLPTIATLGAVAEGDTRITNCEHVRYKETDRVAAMAEELTTLGAETTEEPDVLTIHGSESDLRGATVDGRADHRIVMALAVAALAAEGTTTIRGGEHVDVSFPDFFDAMADLGMAVERDGASE
- a CDS encoding disulfide bond formation protein B, yielding MNSRFPEAAVWLSAATLVATVATAGSLWFSLGLGLAPCDLCWYQRILMYPLVVVIGVAAIEGRPAVARTALPLAGLGLGLSTYHSYLQATQAQCTLGGPCATVQWQSPALGLTIPNLSLVAFALLAVLLGGTWLRVE